The Candidatus Baltobacteraceae bacterium genome includes a window with the following:
- a CDS encoding proton-conducting transporter membrane subunit, whose amino-acid sequence MIGVGALFGVAFVAAILAFVALGHGPASIWTLDAFSPMLRLEFGVVIFAAPFMALLALVAIPVGIWSLHRGRAIDVMFIAAFAAAMLLVLLARSVTAFFLAWEAMSIVSAFLVAAHHERRDVRRATLTYIIVAQSGALCILVALVLLAINAGTASFAGIAAGAPILPAGIRDAVFAFALIGFGSKAGLMPLHFWLPRAHPVAPPNASAMLSGVMLKIAIYGLALVMLELAAPATTGWGIAIMLIGAASAVGGVLYALVDHDLKRLLAYHSVENIGIIAIGLGVALTMQATGAYALAALALMAALFHTINHGLFKSLLFLGAGTVADSAGTVDLERLGGLWADLVWTAPLFLIGCAAISALPPFNGFVSEWMTFQSLIAGITNAGLAVKLALIATIAALALTSGLAAACFVKVFGVAFLGRAREARTAPRERFDPSAAALALLAIGCVTLGIVPMLAIVPLAHVAQSLFGTSPLALPTGPALPAFLIVLPALGAFAAYALARRRGIRAVATWTCGSPVTVSAQYSATGFSKPLRTIFAFFLAPERRRVVEVGFSSWFPRRITYRTTSRYLIDEVARRFSAALLLNARRMRLVQSGSLQLYLMYAILTMALTLVVTR is encoded by the coding sequence TTGATTGGAGTCGGCGCGCTCTTCGGAGTGGCGTTCGTCGCGGCCATTCTTGCGTTCGTTGCGCTTGGGCATGGCCCGGCGTCAATCTGGACGCTTGATGCGTTCTCCCCAATGCTTCGGCTCGAGTTCGGCGTCGTCATCTTTGCCGCACCGTTTATGGCGTTGCTCGCCCTGGTTGCGATTCCGGTCGGCATATGGAGTTTGCACCGCGGCCGCGCTATCGATGTTATGTTCATCGCGGCTTTCGCGGCTGCGATGCTGTTGGTCTTGCTTGCGCGGAGCGTTACGGCATTCTTCCTTGCATGGGAAGCGATGTCGATCGTCTCCGCATTCTTGGTTGCGGCGCACCACGAGAGGCGCGACGTGCGCCGCGCAACTTTGACGTACATTATCGTCGCACAAAGCGGTGCGCTGTGCATTCTCGTTGCGCTTGTTCTGCTCGCAATCAATGCGGGAACCGCGTCGTTCGCTGGAATCGCTGCCGGAGCGCCGATCTTACCTGCCGGTATTCGCGACGCCGTGTTCGCGTTCGCACTCATCGGCTTCGGTTCGAAGGCGGGTTTGATGCCACTACATTTTTGGTTGCCGCGCGCACATCCCGTCGCACCTCCCAATGCATCGGCGATGCTTTCGGGCGTGATGCTAAAGATTGCGATTTATGGTCTCGCACTTGTAATGCTCGAGCTGGCCGCGCCCGCGACCACGGGTTGGGGAATTGCGATTATGCTCATCGGAGCGGCCAGCGCCGTTGGTGGCGTGCTCTATGCGCTCGTCGATCACGACTTGAAACGCTTGCTCGCGTATCATTCTGTCGAAAACATCGGGATCATCGCCATAGGGCTCGGCGTGGCGTTGACGATGCAAGCGACCGGAGCGTATGCGCTGGCAGCACTTGCTCTGATGGCCGCTCTTTTTCACACGATCAATCACGGCTTGTTCAAGAGCTTGCTATTCCTCGGCGCGGGTACGGTAGCCGATAGTGCTGGAACCGTCGACCTCGAACGGCTCGGCGGTTTGTGGGCGGATCTCGTGTGGACGGCGCCGCTCTTCTTGATCGGCTGCGCGGCGATCAGCGCCTTGCCGCCATTCAACGGTTTTGTCTCCGAGTGGATGACCTTTCAGAGTTTGATTGCCGGGATCACGAACGCAGGACTTGCGGTCAAACTCGCATTGATTGCGACGATCGCCGCGCTCGCGCTCACGAGCGGTCTAGCCGCAGCGTGTTTCGTAAAAGTTTTCGGGGTCGCGTTCTTGGGACGCGCGCGAGAAGCGCGAACGGCACCTCGCGAGCGATTCGATCCAAGTGCGGCGGCGCTGGCGCTCCTTGCAATAGGTTGCGTGACGCTCGGCATCGTCCCCATGCTCGCGATTGTCCCCCTTGCGCATGTGGCGCAATCGCTCTTCGGAACCTCGCCGCTCGCGCTCCCAACAGGACCGGCACTGCCGGCATTCTTGATCGTTCTCCCAGCTCTCGGTGCGTTCGCCGCCTACGCCCTCGCGCGTCGCCGCGGCATTCGCGCAGTAGCGACGTGGACGTGCGGGTCACCCGTGACAGTTTCCGCGCAATATTCCGCAACCGGCTTCAGCAAGCCGCTGCGCACGATCTTCGCGTTCTTTCTCGCCCCCGAGCGTCGCCGCGTCGTCGAAGTCGGATTTTCATCGTGGTTTCCGCGGCGGATCACTTACCGTACGACAAGCCGCTATCTTATAGATGAAGTCGCGCGGCGCTTCTCCGCTGCGCTGCTCTTGAATGCGCGGCGAATGCGGTTGGTGCAAAGCGGAAGTCTCCAGCTTTATCTGATGTACGCAATCCTAACGATGGCCCTGACCCTTGTGGTGACGCGATGA
- a CDS encoding NADH-quinone oxidoreductase subunit H: protein MTSVAQVLAIAALAPLLQGCMRSLRARLSGRPGPSPLQAYRDLAKLWRKEALLPDSVSVLALIAPGVALGVAATFAAAIPLANTFASNIVDVVALAMLLTLGRFVTALVALDTRSGFAGMAASREMTFASLAEPALLIALLGGAAIGNGTALRSLVGVPFGIAGLLAIAAFFLVLLSETARVPIDNQETHYELTMIHEGLVLEYGGWQLALMSLAAQIRQLCFLLLASFLLPGSDWQAHLVWVAGLAIAITVVETALAKVRLFEIPQLMTSALILALASICLRIGVLPS, encoded by the coding sequence ATGACGAGCGTTGCACAAGTGCTGGCGATTGCCGCCCTGGCTCCGTTGTTGCAAGGATGCATGAGGTCGCTTCGCGCGCGCTTGTCGGGAAGGCCGGGACCGTCGCCGCTCCAAGCATATCGCGACCTTGCAAAGCTATGGCGTAAGGAAGCGCTTTTGCCGGATAGCGTTTCCGTGCTTGCGCTGATCGCTCCAGGTGTTGCTCTCGGCGTCGCTGCGACATTTGCCGCGGCGATCCCACTCGCGAACACGTTTGCAAGCAATATCGTTGACGTCGTGGCTCTCGCGATGCTCCTTACGCTCGGTCGTTTCGTAACGGCGCTCGTGGCGCTCGATACGCGCAGCGGATTTGCCGGAATGGCTGCCAGCCGCGAGATGACGTTTGCGAGCCTAGCCGAGCCGGCGCTCTTGATCGCGCTTTTGGGCGGCGCTGCGATCGGAAATGGAACCGCACTTCGATCGCTCGTCGGCGTTCCGTTTGGAATCGCAGGACTGCTCGCAATCGCAGCGTTTTTTCTCGTGCTTCTGTCGGAGACCGCGCGCGTTCCGATCGACAATCAAGAGACGCACTATGAGTTGACGATGATCCACGAGGGTCTGGTTCTCGAATATGGCGGCTGGCAATTGGCGCTGATGAGTCTCGCCGCGCAAATCCGTCAGCTCTGCTTCTTGCTGCTGGCCTCCTTCTTGTTGCCGGGCTCTGATTGGCAAGCGCATCTTGTGTGGGTGGCTGGGCTCGCAATAGCGATCACAGTTGTGGAAACAGCCCTCGCGAAAGTCAGGCTTTTCGAAATACCGCAGCTGATGACGAGCGCCTTGATCCTGGCGCTTGCAAGCATTTGCCTGCGTATCGGGGTGTTGCCGTCATGA
- a CDS encoding proton-conducting transporter membrane subunit, translating into MIVGVIVAPVAAAILAMPFRPLQIRRYVRLTLVTIAALLPLSLIGSVNGLSLLFVGIVSVLSYCATVFSTGMYSFDWGVGDVVWSRKSVYFLLLGAFWSAMLLVVLSTNFGVMWLGVSMTTLATAFLVGFSGEREALEAAWKYLVLCSVGLGFALLGILMLARLAKTLDWSDFGTHPSTPLARIAVGLLILGFATKAGLVPMHAWLPDAHSKAPAPISALLSGVLVSCSLYAIMRVTNVAFAYGESALLQHMLLALGAASAVVAGALMLVQYDLKRMLAYSTIEHAGLVALAIGFGGPLGFFAALFHIVNHAAAKSAAFLSAGMVQRERETTALRHLHGLWESGPAGRTLLGALMALCGLPPFGLFVSELLLIGAGISAHQWLPLAVGLLGMTLAFVALARTAIEIEAGRDHNKRPQGATIPRLSIGATTCVLAGALVLAISPWTPAGDLFQSVVQSIARF; encoded by the coding sequence GTGATCGTGGGCGTCATCGTGGCACCGGTTGCTGCAGCGATTCTCGCGATGCCGTTCCGGCCGTTGCAGATTCGTCGATACGTACGTTTGACGCTCGTGACGATCGCTGCACTGCTTCCGCTCTCACTCATCGGCAGCGTCAATGGGCTTTCGCTGCTCTTCGTCGGCATCGTGTCGGTACTCAGCTACTGTGCAACCGTGTTCTCGACGGGAATGTACTCGTTCGACTGGGGCGTCGGCGACGTAGTCTGGTCGCGCAAATCGGTGTACTTTCTCTTGTTGGGCGCGTTCTGGAGTGCAATGTTGCTCGTGGTTCTGTCTACGAACTTCGGTGTGATGTGGCTCGGCGTCTCGATGACGACCCTCGCGACGGCGTTCCTCGTCGGCTTTAGCGGAGAGCGCGAGGCTCTTGAAGCCGCGTGGAAATACCTGGTCTTATGCAGCGTCGGCCTCGGCTTTGCGCTGCTCGGAATTCTAATGCTCGCGCGGCTCGCCAAGACGCTTGATTGGTCCGATTTTGGAACGCATCCGTCAACGCCCCTCGCACGGATCGCCGTCGGCTTGCTGATCCTGGGCTTCGCTACCAAAGCGGGTCTCGTGCCGATGCACGCGTGGCTGCCCGACGCGCATTCGAAGGCGCCAGCGCCAATTAGTGCGCTGCTTTCGGGCGTGCTCGTATCATGCTCGCTGTACGCGATCATGCGCGTCACGAACGTCGCATTCGCGTACGGCGAAAGCGCCTTACTGCAGCATATGCTCCTCGCGCTCGGTGCCGCGTCGGCGGTCGTGGCCGGTGCATTGATGCTCGTACAGTACGATCTCAAGCGCATGCTCGCATATTCGACGATCGAACACGCCGGACTGGTGGCGCTGGCAATAGGCTTTGGTGGTCCGCTTGGATTCTTCGCCGCGCTTTTCCATATCGTGAATCATGCGGCCGCAAAGTCGGCGGCATTTCTTTCTGCCGGGATGGTGCAGCGGGAGCGGGAAACAACCGCGTTGCGTCACTTACATGGGCTGTGGGAGAGTGGTCCCGCCGGACGTACCCTGCTTGGAGCTTTGATGGCGCTATGCGGCTTGCCGCCATTTGGTCTCTTTGTTAGTGAGCTCTTGCTGATCGGGGCCGGCATAAGTGCGCATCAGTGGCTGCCGCTCGCTGTGGGATTGCTTGGAATGACGCTCGCATTCGTCGCGCTCGCGCGAACGGCGATTGAGATCGAGGCCGGACGAGACCACAACAAAAGGCCCCAGGGGGCGACGATTCCGAGGCTTTCGATCGGCGCAACCACATGTGTACTTGCGGGTGCGCTCGTGCTCGCAATCTCGCCGTGGACTCCGGCCGGCGATCTCTTTCAATCCGTCGTCCAGAGCATCGCACGCTTCTGA